The following proteins come from a genomic window of Methylorubrum populi:
- a CDS encoding CpaD family pilus assembly lipoprotein, with protein MCRIGPLASARKALACALVWTLAACTPVVPPGSGPVVTTAPPVAAVALPPVAPVTLVDPPVEPAAAVLVQRGAEPPPVVLHDQPARLSPPGAPVVLPPPIPPPGSRQETLVEAVPTTSLMGRSDRRRFVAFLKAAGRGRFDALHLELNGRNRGAVRALADAARRAGVDPLKIRITETGPANGRVEVIATRYVAVAPGCPSLAIVGPSVNDNDFDPTHGCSNRANLAAMVNDPADLVRNDAVVAADGAYAARGIERYRASYAPGQNRAEGGYGQAPVDNGFAYGPLGGAVLGSGGPVSR; from the coding sequence ATGTGCCGGATCGGGCCTCTGGCGAGCGCGCGCAAGGCGCTGGCCTGCGCGCTCGTCTGGACACTTGCCGCCTGCACGCCGGTCGTGCCGCCGGGGAGCGGGCCGGTCGTCACGACCGCGCCGCCCGTCGCCGCGGTGGCGCTGCCGCCCGTCGCACCGGTGACCCTCGTCGATCCGCCGGTCGAGCCCGCCGCCGCCGTGCTGGTCCAGCGCGGGGCCGAGCCGCCGCCGGTGGTGCTCCACGATCAGCCCGCCCGTCTTTCGCCCCCGGGTGCCCCCGTCGTGCTCCCCCCGCCGATTCCGCCGCCGGGAAGCCGGCAGGAAACCTTGGTCGAGGCGGTGCCGACGACGAGCCTGATGGGGCGCAGCGACCGGCGCCGCTTCGTCGCCTTCCTCAAGGCCGCGGGCCGGGGTCGCTTCGACGCGCTTCACCTGGAACTGAACGGGCGCAACCGCGGCGCCGTGCGCGCCCTGGCCGATGCCGCGCGGCGCGCGGGCGTCGACCCGCTCAAGATCCGCATCACCGAGACGGGACCGGCGAATGGCCGGGTCGAGGTGATCGCGACGCGCTACGTCGCGGTCGCGCCGGGATGCCCGTCGCTGGCCATCGTCGGCCCCTCGGTCAACGACAACGACTTCGATCCGACCCACGGCTGCTCGAACCGCGCCAACCTCGCCGCGATGGTCAATGACCCGGCCGACCTCGTTCGCAACGACGCGGTGGTCGCCGCCGACGGTGCCTACGCCGCCCGCGGCATCGAGCGCTACCGCGCCTCCTACGCCCCCGGCCAGAACCGGGCCGAGGGCGGATACGGTCAGGCGCCGGTCGATAACGGCTTCGCCTACGGACCGCTCGGCGGCGCGGTGCTCGGCTCCGGCGGACCGGTCTCGCGCTGA
- the sctN gene encoding type III secretion system ATPase SctN gives MSGAILPEPDADIPPLAGALPRLREAVRAVETRPLRGHVTRAVGTMIHAVVPGVRIGELCRLEDGRGGLSLEAEVVGLSGETALLTPIGGIEGLSGRIEVVPTGRMVEVPVGDGLLGRILDGRGRPLDGGACLADAPTRPLRGPAPNPLTRQLVGKPMPLGVRVIDGLLTVGEGQRLGIYGEPGGGKSSLLAQIVKGTRADVCVIALIGERGREVREFVERHLGAEGMARSVLVVSTSDRSAVERVQAAQAATAIAEHFRDAGRRVVLMMDSVTRFARALREIGLAAGEPPTRRGFPPSVFASLPGLMERAGPGERGSITAFYTVLVEGDGAGDPIAEETRGILDGHIVLSPALAASGHYPAVDVLTSRSRVMNAVAAPEHVAAAARWRELLARYAEAEFLVQVGEYKAGSDPLTDTVIARIGELRGFLRQGESEVTTFEETVAWMQRLAA, from the coding sequence GTGAGCGGTGCGATCCTGCCTGAACCCGACGCCGACATCCCGCCGCTGGCGGGCGCCCTGCCGCGCCTGCGCGAGGCGGTGCGCGCCGTCGAGACGCGTCCCCTGCGCGGCCACGTCACCCGCGCCGTCGGCACGATGATCCACGCCGTCGTGCCCGGTGTGCGGATCGGCGAGCTCTGCCGGCTGGAGGACGGGCGCGGCGGGCTCTCCCTGGAGGCGGAGGTCGTGGGCCTGTCGGGTGAGACGGCCCTGCTCACGCCGATCGGCGGCATCGAGGGGCTATCGGGCCGGATCGAGGTGGTGCCGACCGGACGCATGGTCGAGGTGCCGGTCGGCGACGGCCTGCTCGGACGTATCCTCGACGGCCGCGGTCGACCCCTCGACGGGGGCGCGTGCCTCGCCGACGCGCCGACGCGCCCCTTGCGCGGGCCGGCCCCCAATCCCCTGACGCGCCAGCTTGTCGGGAAACCGATGCCGCTCGGCGTGCGGGTCATCGACGGGCTGCTCACCGTCGGCGAGGGCCAGCGTCTCGGCATCTACGGCGAGCCCGGCGGCGGCAAGTCCTCGCTGCTGGCGCAGATCGTGAAGGGCACGCGGGCCGATGTCTGCGTGATCGCCCTGATCGGCGAGCGCGGACGCGAGGTGCGCGAGTTCGTCGAGCGCCATCTCGGGGCCGAGGGCATGGCCCGCTCCGTCCTCGTCGTCTCGACCTCCGACCGCTCGGCGGTCGAGCGCGTCCAGGCGGCGCAGGCCGCCACCGCGATCGCCGAGCATTTTCGCGATGCGGGCCGGCGCGTCGTGCTGATGATGGATTCCGTCACCCGCTTCGCCCGGGCGCTGCGCGAGATCGGGCTCGCGGCGGGCGAGCCGCCGACCCGGCGCGGCTTCCCGCCCTCGGTCTTCGCGAGCCTGCCCGGGCTGATGGAGCGGGCCGGGCCCGGCGAGCGCGGCTCGATCACCGCCTTCTATACGGTGCTCGTCGAGGGCGACGGCGCGGGCGACCCCATCGCCGAGGAGACCCGCGGCATCCTCGACGGCCACATCGTGCTCTCGCCCGCGCTCGCGGCCTCGGGGCATTACCCGGCCGTCGACGTGCTGACGAGCCGCTCGCGGGTGATGAACGCGGTGGCCGCGCCGGAGCACGTGGCCGCCGCCGCGCGCTGGCGCGAATTGCTGGCGCGCTACGCCGAGGCCGAGTTCCTGGTCCAGGTCGGCGAGTACAAGGCGGGCTCCGACCCGCTCACCGACACCGTCATCGCCCGCATCGGCGAGCTGCGCGGCTTCCTGCGCCAGGGCGAGTCCGAAGTCACGACATTCGAGGAGACGGTCGCATGGATGCAGCGGCTCGCCGCGTGA
- the sctT gene encoding type III secretion system export apparatus subunit SctT, whose amino-acid sequence MASAPDPNALAGLTALFTEAMRWVSAAALGMARPAGIFLILPVFTRAEMGTLIRLGLAFGLAFPILGYSQQSVAPTDADIQVVHLVLVALKELFVGVLIGFVIGIPFWAIQSVGELIDTQRGISNEVAPVDPTTKSQSSALGLFLGLLAITVFVAADGLNTLVETLYASYGLWPIQRFLPATDLDAMMDLARLVDRVLRTALLVGGPVIVLMLLLDLCVMLIGRFAPQLNANDLAPTVKNVAVVLFLMAYASYLFDYTSAKIGTVRGVGATIGPFLR is encoded by the coding sequence ATGGCGAGCGCGCCCGATCCCAACGCCCTTGCCGGCCTCACCGCGCTGTTCACGGAAGCCATGCGCTGGGTCAGCGCGGCGGCCCTCGGCATGGCCCGGCCCGCCGGCATCTTCCTGATCCTGCCCGTCTTCACCCGGGCCGAGATGGGCACGCTGATCCGGCTCGGCCTCGCCTTCGGGCTGGCCTTCCCGATCCTCGGCTACAGCCAGCAGAGCGTGGCGCCCACCGACGCCGACATCCAGGTCGTGCACCTCGTCCTCGTGGCGCTGAAGGAGCTCTTCGTCGGCGTGCTGATCGGCTTCGTCATCGGCATCCCGTTCTGGGCGATCCAGTCGGTCGGCGAACTGATCGATACGCAGCGCGGCATCTCGAACGAGGTCGCGCCGGTCGATCCGACCACGAAGTCGCAATCCTCGGCGCTGGGGCTGTTCCTCGGGCTCCTCGCCATCACCGTCTTCGTGGCGGCGGACGGCCTCAACACCCTCGTGGAGACGCTCTACGCGAGCTACGGGCTCTGGCCGATCCAGCGCTTCCTGCCCGCCACCGACCTCGACGCGATGATGGATCTGGCCCGCCTCGTCGACCGGGTGCTGCGCACGGCGCTCCTCGTCGGCGGCCCGGTCATCGTGCTGATGCTGCTGCTCGACCTCTGCGTCATGCTGATCGGCCGTTTCGCCCCCCAGCTCAATGCCAACGACCTCGCGCCCACCGTCAAGAACGTCGCCGTGGTGCTGTTCCTGATGGCCTATGCGAGCTACCTGTTCGACTATACCAGCGCGAAGATCGGCACCGTTCGCGGTGTTGGCGCCACGATCGGGCCGTTCCTGCGATGA
- a CDS encoding type II and III secretion system protein family protein: MDRSPLLRLLARLPVAITLLALVAAPVATSPAAAEPLGVRVMPSAWPDNARAVEDAARFRPNPTWTAGSASPRFRPNAPEAETVSAAHGQMLLNVSRGKTLRLARPAASIFVADPTIADIQTPSNQVVFVFGKKPGRTSLFALDDKGDPIAEYGVAVVQPIEDLRNLLRSEVGDYLLSVAYTPNGAVLSGTLPNAGLVETAKAVTAQFLGQGATVTNRLRVAGALQVNLQVRVAEVNRRVLKEFGINLNATGRAGNFGFSLVSGGSGASPGTLPITGRGNQFGVSYSDGVNNITATLDALAEDGLVSILAEPNLTAVSGEKASFLAGGEFPIPIAQALGQTSVQFRRFGASLEFQPTVLSSNLINIRVRPEVSELTPANGIEVGGISIPGLTTRSADTVVELASGQSFAIGGLIRKNFSTNIGVLPGLGDIPVLGALFRSSAFQKDESELVIIVTPYIVRPAGSPQALSAPTDRVAPPTDAGRILLNTQTRAPAARLAPRKGSVGLSGDAGLGVE, translated from the coding sequence ATGGATCGGTCGCCACTCCTCCGTCTGCTTGCCCGCCTCCCGGTCGCGATCACCCTTCTGGCGCTCGTGGCGGCGCCGGTCGCAACCTCGCCCGCGGCGGCCGAGCCGCTGGGGGTGCGGGTGATGCCCTCCGCTTGGCCCGACAACGCGCGGGCCGTCGAGGACGCCGCGCGCTTCCGCCCGAATCCGACTTGGACGGCCGGGTCGGCGAGCCCGCGCTTCCGGCCGAACGCGCCGGAGGCGGAGACGGTCTCGGCCGCCCACGGGCAGATGTTGCTCAACGTGTCGCGCGGCAAAACCCTGCGCCTGGCGCGGCCGGCCGCCTCGATCTTCGTGGCCGACCCGACCATCGCCGACATCCAGACGCCCTCGAACCAAGTGGTGTTCGTCTTCGGCAAGAAGCCGGGCCGCACCAGCCTGTTCGCCCTCGACGACAAGGGCGACCCGATCGCCGAGTACGGCGTGGCCGTCGTCCAGCCGATCGAGGATCTGCGCAACCTGCTGCGCAGCGAGGTCGGCGATTACCTGCTCTCCGTCGCCTACACGCCCAACGGCGCCGTCCTCAGCGGCACGCTGCCCAATGCCGGGCTCGTCGAGACCGCCAAGGCCGTCACCGCCCAGTTCCTCGGCCAGGGCGCCACGGTGACGAACCGCCTGCGCGTGGCGGGCGCGCTTCAGGTGAACCTGCAGGTGCGGGTCGCCGAGGTGAACCGCCGGGTTCTCAAGGAATTCGGAATCAACCTGAACGCCACGGGCCGGGCCGGCAATTTCGGTTTCAGTCTGGTCTCGGGCGGCTCGGGGGCCTCGCCGGGCACCCTGCCGATCACCGGCCGCGGCAACCAGTTCGGCGTCAGCTACTCGGACGGCGTCAACAACATCACCGCGACGCTGGACGCCCTCGCCGAGGACGGCCTCGTCTCGATCCTGGCCGAGCCGAACCTGACGGCGGTGTCGGGCGAGAAGGCGAGCTTCCTGGCCGGCGGCGAGTTCCCGATCCCGATCGCCCAGGCCCTCGGCCAGACCTCGGTGCAGTTCCGCCGCTTCGGCGCGAGCCTGGAATTCCAGCCCACCGTCCTGTCCTCGAACCTCATCAACATCCGCGTGCGGCCCGAGGTGAGCGAGCTGACGCCGGCCAACGGCATCGAGGTCGGCGGCATCAGCATTCCCGGCCTGACCACGCGCTCGGCCGACACGGTGGTGGAGCTCGCGAGCGGCCAGAGCTTCGCCATCGGCGGCCTGATCCGGAAGAACTTCTCGACCAATATCGGCGTCCTGCCGGGGCTCGGGGACATTCCGGTGCTCGGCGCGCTGTTCCGCTCCAGCGCCTTCCAGAAGGACGAGAGCGAACTCGTCATCATCGTCACGCCCTACATCGTGCGGCCGGCGGGTTCGCCCCAGGCGCTCAGCGCGCCGACCGACCGGGTCGCCCCTCCGACCGATGCCGGGCGCATCCTTCTTAACACGCAGACCCGAGCGCCCGCCGCGCGCCTCGCGCCCCGGAAGGGCTCGGTCGGGCTGTCGGGCGATGCGGGGCTCGGCGTCGAATGA
- the sctJ gene encoding type III secretion system inner membrane ring lipoprotein SctJ, producing the protein MPTSEAPTGKVPTTRLRRLRLAATIAAVALALGACKTDLYTKLSEREANEMVALLLDKGIAASRVGAKDGTSSVQVDDGRFAQAVEVLKAGGYPRQSFTNMGEVFKGGGLIASPTEERARYVYALSEELSKTISSIDGVLSARIHVVLPKNDLLKQDATPSSASVFIRHDQEAPLKTLLPQIKMLVANSIEGLSYEKVSVVFVPVDRRQNPGGGMAAAVTPAREAGAGSGLDPLATGAAGAGGALALAGAGYWLLRRRRGASGRGPALGALETLEPADPSLAPPAARPAVALKRVA; encoded by the coding sequence ATGCCGACATCCGAAGCGCCGACCGGCAAAGTCCCGACGACGCGCCTGCGCCGCCTGCGCCTCGCCGCGACGATCGCGGCCGTGGCGCTCGCGCTCGGCGCCTGCAAGACCGACCTCTACACCAAGCTCTCCGAGCGCGAGGCCAACGAGATGGTGGCCCTGCTCCTCGACAAGGGCATCGCGGCCAGTCGCGTCGGCGCCAAGGACGGCACGAGCAGCGTGCAGGTGGACGACGGCCGCTTCGCCCAGGCGGTCGAGGTGCTCAAGGCCGGCGGCTACCCGCGCCAGAGCTTCACCAACATGGGCGAGGTCTTCAAGGGCGGAGGCCTGATCGCGTCGCCGACCGAGGAACGGGCCCGCTACGTCTACGCGCTGAGCGAAGAGCTCTCGAAGACCATCTCCAGCATCGACGGCGTGCTCTCGGCCCGCATCCACGTGGTGCTGCCGAAGAACGACCTCCTGAAGCAGGACGCGACGCCCTCCTCGGCCTCCGTCTTCATCCGCCACGACCAGGAGGCGCCGCTCAAGACCCTGCTGCCGCAGATCAAGATGCTCGTCGCCAACAGCATCGAGGGCCTGAGCTACGAGAAGGTCTCGGTGGTGTTCGTGCCCGTCGACCGGCGGCAGAATCCGGGCGGCGGGATGGCCGCGGCGGTCACGCCGGCTCGAGAGGCGGGCGCCGGGAGCGGGCTCGATCCGCTCGCGACCGGCGCTGCGGGGGCGGGCGGCGCGCTGGCGCTCGCCGGGGCCGGTTACTGGCTGCTGCGCCGTCGCCGCGGCGCGAGCGGGCGGGGTCCGGCGCTGGGCGCCCTCGAGACGCTGGAGCCGGCCGATCCGAGCCTGGCGCCGCCCGCGGCGCGGCCCGCCGTCGCGCTCAAGCGCGTGGCCTGA
- the sctR gene encoding type III secretion system export apparatus subunit SctR: protein MAEVQPGILALVAVTLGLGLMAFVVVTTTAFMKISIVLFLVRNALGAQQVPPNIVLYGAALILTVYISSPVAEQVFQRAADPQLTYQTLDDWMTAGKRAQEPVRDYLSRFTSPEQRQFFLDATQRVWPEGARGSAGPDDLQILVPSFLISELKRAFEIGFLLYLPFIVIDLVVTTILMAMGMSMVSPTVISIPFKLFLFIAIDGWSRLMHGLVLSYAIPG, encoded by the coding sequence ATGGCCGAGGTCCAGCCGGGCATCCTCGCCCTCGTCGCCGTCACGCTCGGGCTCGGGCTGATGGCCTTCGTCGTCGTCACGACGACGGCCTTCATGAAGATCTCGATCGTGCTGTTCCTGGTGCGCAACGCGCTCGGCGCGCAGCAGGTGCCGCCCAACATCGTGCTCTACGGCGCGGCGCTGATCCTGACCGTCTACATCTCCTCGCCGGTCGCCGAGCAGGTTTTTCAACGCGCGGCGGACCCGCAGCTGACCTACCAGACGCTGGACGATTGGATGACGGCCGGCAAGCGCGCCCAGGAGCCGGTGCGGGACTACCTCTCGCGCTTCACGAGCCCGGAGCAGCGCCAGTTCTTCCTCGACGCGACGCAGCGCGTCTGGCCGGAGGGCGCGCGCGGCAGCGCCGGGCCGGACGATCTGCAGATCCTGGTGCCGTCCTTCCTGATCTCGGAGCTCAAGCGCGCCTTCGAGATCGGCTTCCTGCTCTACCTGCCCTTCATCGTCATCGACCTCGTGGTGACGACGATCCTGATGGCGATGGGCATGTCGATGGTCTCGCCAACCGTGATCTCGATCCCCTTCAAGCTGTTCCTGTTCATCGCCATCGACGGCTGGTCGCGGCTGATGCACGGCCTCGTGCTGAGCTACGCCATTCCAGGGTGA
- a CDS encoding flagellar biosynthetic protein FliQ: MDQSGILLHVKNALAQFMTLTLPPLVAALVVGLVVGILQAATQIQDQTLPQTVKLLVVVAVLALFVPLLSAPLIEGARQVFSDFPALTSPG; this comes from the coding sequence ATGGACCAGTCCGGCATCCTGCTGCACGTCAAGAACGCCCTGGCGCAGTTCATGACGCTGACCCTGCCGCCGCTGGTGGCCGCCCTCGTCGTCGGGCTCGTCGTCGGCATCCTCCAGGCCGCGACCCAGATCCAGGACCAGACCCTGCCGCAGACGGTGAAGCTCCTCGTCGTGGTGGCGGTGCTCGCCCTGTTCGTGCCGCTGCTCTCCGCACCCCTGATCGAGGGCGCCCGGCAGGTCTTTTCGGATTTTCCCGCGCTCACGAGCCCGGGCTGA
- a CDS encoding nodulation protein NolU, with the protein MSGDVLPSAVHPDRVRAALDPRLSDATVARLLACARLRERLDARLGRGDAIGVARGDSADTDEAEHAWLLADPDGAARRAGAALHGQALRSIVAGPAVAALVAAIGRDAHAFGLRNAVRAAPRDARGDLAGAILHDGYACLGAWLAGAPDSLRRAVLLALPPGTPAEAEAFDPALAERAGPIMALVAMSAQHEDAHA; encoded by the coding sequence GTGAGCGGCGATGTCCTGCCTTCCGCCGTTCATCCGGACCGCGTCCGTGCGGCCCTGGATCCGCGCCTGTCCGACGCCACCGTGGCGCGTCTCCTCGCCTGCGCGCGTCTCCGCGAGCGCCTCGACGCCCGGCTCGGCCGCGGCGATGCGATTGGCGTTGCGCGGGGCGATTCAGCGGACACCGACGAGGCCGAGCACGCCTGGCTCCTCGCCGATCCGGACGGCGCGGCGCGGCGCGCGGGCGCGGCGCTGCACGGGCAGGCCCTGCGCTCGATCGTGGCGGGACCGGCCGTCGCCGCCCTCGTCGCCGCAATCGGCCGGGACGCCCACGCCTTCGGGTTGCGCAACGCCGTGCGGGCCGCCCCGCGGGACGCGCGCGGCGACCTCGCGGGCGCGATCCTGCACGACGGCTATGCCTGCCTCGGCGCCTGGCTCGCGGGCGCGCCCGATTCCCTGCGGCGGGCGGTGCTGCTGGCACTGCCGCCGGGCACGCCCGCGGAGGCCGAGGCCTTCGATCCGGCCCTGGCCGAACGGGCCGGTCCGATCATGGCGCTTGTGGCGATGTCCGCACAGCACGAGGACGCCCATGCCTGA
- the sctQ gene encoding type III secretion system cytoplasmic ring protein SctQ: protein MSLFSRSVAPPCLDAPAVLRHRPRARLPEAAAGFVNRLARPRMPFEGRVEGLPLSLAAGAVLLDPAPPIPEAVELGLTVAGGRMSLRLPRAGLDRLARALQPDLAAFPEGPAGPLLVELVLAPLFAQAERITGAAITLVSIAPASTKPPGSLTLLVEGSLAGEPFPAQLDLGPAPLLSPAPLRQEALLALIEAAPARGASVSALPVAVAFVAGRTRLTLRQLASIEPGDAVLPDLWHPDRGETRAVLGEGLVAQARTDRHKSTLKTPFRQVAEHSAAASGDPEMAQDRAAQGEAVRGAAEAEASGLDAVSVALTFELGRRTLGLGELKSIGEGHVFDLGLDPEQPVDLVANGARIGQGEIVEIGERVGVRVVRLFGRD, encoded by the coding sequence ATGAGCCTCTTCTCACGGTCCGTCGCCCCGCCCTGCCTCGACGCGCCGGCGGTCCTGCGCCACCGGCCCCGCGCGCGCCTGCCCGAGGCCGCCGCCGGGTTCGTCAACCGGCTCGCCCGCCCGCGGATGCCCTTCGAGGGCAGGGTCGAAGGCTTGCCCCTGAGCCTCGCAGCGGGGGCTGTCCTGCTCGATCCCGCCCCGCCGATCCCGGAGGCGGTCGAGCTCGGCCTCACGGTCGCGGGCGGACGGATGTCTCTCCGCCTGCCGCGCGCCGGCCTCGACCGCTTGGCGCGGGCGCTGCAGCCCGATCTCGCGGCTTTTCCGGAGGGGCCGGCCGGTCCGCTGCTCGTCGAACTCGTTCTCGCGCCCCTCTTCGCGCAGGCAGAGCGGATCACCGGCGCAGCGATCACTCTCGTCTCGATCGCACCGGCTTCCACCAAGCCGCCGGGAAGCCTGACGCTCCTCGTCGAGGGAAGCCTCGCGGGCGAGCCCTTCCCGGCCCAGCTCGATCTCGGACCGGCGCCTCTGCTCTCGCCGGCCCCGCTCCGACAGGAGGCGCTGCTGGCGCTGATCGAGGCGGCGCCCGCGCGCGGCGCCTCGGTCTCGGCGCTGCCGGTCGCGGTGGCCTTCGTCGCCGGCCGCACCCGCCTGACCCTGCGGCAGCTCGCATCGATCGAACCGGGCGACGCGGTGCTGCCGGATCTCTGGCATCCGGACCGGGGCGAGACCCGCGCCGTACTCGGCGAGGGACTCGTCGCGCAGGCGCGCACGGACCGTCACAAATCGACGCTAAAGACGCCGTTTCGTCAGGTCGCGGAACATTCCGCGGCGGCGAGCGGGGATCCGGAGATGGCGCAGGATCGGGCGGCGCAGGGTGAGGCGGTCAGAGGAGCGGCCGAGGCGGAGGCATCGGGACTCGACGCCGTGAGCGTCGCGCTGACCTTCGAGCTCGGGCGCCGGACCCTGGGCCTCGGCGAGCTGAAGAGCATCGGCGAGGGCCACGTCTTCGATCTCGGCCTCGATCCCGAGCAGCCCGTCGACCTCGTCGCCAACGGCGCGCGGATCGGCCAGGGCGAGATCGTCGAGATCGGCGAGCGCGTCGGGGTGCGCGTCGTGCGCCTGTTCGGGCGGGACTGA
- the sctL gene encoding type III secretion system stator protein SctL, with protein MPEARPEPAQRISAPNSPPVPPRLRPAGPVVRASEIGIWSEAQAGLAASHRHALDTREWARDLVERERARAQAEGRAAGAEEAARLVAGTAARAVDHLAALERELPGLVHGLVAEIVGSFEPGDALVRSVRQAITRLRPESEASLRVAPGDLEAVRAGLAGIDTGLLRVEADPVLQPGESCLRSAIGSIELGLEAQLRALRAGLAARAGAGHASRAGETSA; from the coding sequence ATGCCTGAAGCGAGACCCGAGCCGGCACAGCGAATATCGGCGCCGAATTCCCCACCCGTTCCGCCGCGCCTGCGGCCGGCCGGCCCCGTGGTGCGGGCCTCCGAGATCGGCATCTGGAGCGAGGCCCAGGCGGGGCTCGCCGCCTCGCACAGGCACGCCCTGGACACCCGCGAATGGGCCCGCGACCTCGTCGAGCGCGAGCGCGCCCGGGCGCAGGCCGAGGGCCGGGCGGCGGGGGCCGAGGAAGCCGCGCGACTCGTCGCCGGGACTGCCGCCCGGGCCGTCGACCACCTCGCCGCCCTGGAGCGGGAGCTGCCCGGCCTCGTCCACGGCCTCGTCGCCGAGATCGTCGGCAGCTTCGAGCCGGGCGACGCTCTCGTCCGCAGCGTGCGGCAGGCGATCACCCGCCTGCGTCCCGAATCGGAGGCGAGCCTGCGCGTCGCCCCGGGCGACCTGGAGGCGGTGCGCGCCGGGCTTGCCGGGATCGACACCGGCCTCTTACGGGTCGAGGCCGATCCGGTGCTTCAACCCGGCGAGAGCTGCCTGCGCAGCGCGATCGGCAGCATCGAACTCGGGCTCGAGGCGCAGCTCCGGGCGCTGCGAGCCGGCCTCGCCGCCCGAGCGGGGGCCGGGCACGCGAGTCGAGCCGGGGAGACATCGGCGTGA
- a CDS encoding EscU/YscU/HrcU family type III secretion system export apparatus switch protein, translating to MSGDSSEEKTLPPSQKKLRDARKKGQIAKSRDLVSALGLLAATAVLWSRAGTLRDEWREVLLYAERLQNDAFAVAAPQVTASLASLATRTVLPLLGAVVAAGILGSVLANRGLVFSLDPLKPKLEHLNPVEGLKRMFGVKALVELAKTLAKAALLGGTLFLVFLGTWNTLVLLPAGGLSALDFVVGTQAKLLLGISVGAFLAAGLIDVLIQRWLFLRDMKMSASELKREFKEQEGDPHVRGAHRRHRQEGAQMPRTGLKRATIVIRGRGVAVGLRYVPGEGGVPIIVCRARGAAAEVMIEAAAELGIPRAPDHGLATALAKKVAPGMALPNRFFDRAARAIYAAGQA from the coding sequence ATGAGCGGGGATTCGAGCGAGGAGAAGACCCTCCCGCCGAGCCAGAAGAAGCTGCGCGACGCGCGGAAGAAGGGGCAGATCGCCAAGAGCCGCGACCTCGTCAGCGCGCTCGGGCTCCTGGCCGCCACCGCCGTCCTGTGGTCGCGCGCCGGCACGCTGCGCGACGAGTGGCGCGAGGTGCTGCTCTACGCCGAGCGGCTCCAGAACGACGCCTTCGCCGTGGCCGCGCCGCAGGTGACGGCGAGCCTCGCGAGCCTTGCCACCCGCACCGTCCTGCCCCTTCTCGGCGCCGTCGTGGCCGCGGGCATCCTCGGCAGCGTGCTGGCCAATCGCGGCCTCGTCTTCTCCCTCGATCCCCTGAAGCCCAAGCTCGAGCACCTCAATCCCGTCGAGGGGCTGAAGCGCATGTTCGGCGTCAAGGCGCTGGTGGAGCTCGCCAAGACGCTCGCCAAGGCGGCCCTCCTCGGCGGCACGCTGTTCCTCGTCTTCCTCGGCACGTGGAACACGCTCGTGCTCCTGCCGGCCGGCGGCCTCTCGGCCCTCGACTTCGTGGTGGGCACCCAGGCCAAGCTCCTGCTCGGCATCTCCGTCGGCGCCTTCCTCGCGGCCGGGCTGATCGACGTGCTGATCCAGCGCTGGCTCTTCCTGCGCGACATGAAGATGAGCGCGAGCGAGTTGAAGCGCGAGTTCAAGGAACAGGAGGGCGATCCCCATGTGCGCGGCGCCCATCGCCGCCACCGCCAGGAGGGGGCCCAGATGCCCCGCACCGGGCTCAAGCGCGCCACGATCGTGATCCGGGGCCGGGGCGTGGCGGTGGGCCTGCGCTACGTGCCGGGGGAGGGGGGCGTACCGATCATCGTCTGCCGGGCCAGGGGCGCCGCGGCCGAGGTGATGATCGAGGCGGCGGCCGAACTCGGCATCCCCCGCGCGCCCGACCATGGACTGGCCACGGCACTCGCCAAGAAGGTGGCACCGGGTATGGCCCTGCCGAACCGCTTCTTCGACCGCGCCGCCCGGGCGATCTACGCCGCCGGGCAGGCCTGA